Proteins from a single region of Rhea pennata isolate bPtePen1 chromosome 4, bPtePen1.pri, whole genome shotgun sequence:
- the PDCL2 gene encoding phosducin-like protein 2 — translation MQDPNEDTEWNDVLRDFGILPPKEKPKDEIEEMVLRLQKEAEVKPYERMNLKELKEAEDDFDEADMKAVEMYRQQRLQEWKCLQQRQKYGELREICGEQYVKEVTNAPEDVWVIIHLYRSSIPMCLLVNQHLGLLARKFPEAKFVKAIVNSCIQNYHDRCLPTIFVYKSGQIKGRYIGVAECGGINLKAEELEWKLAEVGAIKTDLEENPKKDIMDMMTFSVQNISAHKDTNTKSSDVMKPNIT, via the exons ATGCAG GATCCAAATGAAGATACTGAATGGAATGACGTATTAAGAGATTTTGGAATTCTTCctccaaaagaaaaaccaaaagatGAAATTGAAGAAATGGTTTTACGTTTGCAGAAAGAAGCAGAGG TGAAACCTTATGAAAGAATGAATCTTAAAGAATTAAAGGAAGCTGAAGATGACTTTGATGAGGCTGATATGAAAGCTGTTGAAATGTACAG gCAGCAACGCTTGCAAGAATGGAAGTGTCTTCAACAGAGACAAAAGTATGGGGAGCTAAGAGAAATTTGTGGAGAGCAGTATGTAAAGGAAGTTACAAATGCTCCAGAAGATGTTTGGGTTATAATTCATCTTTATCGATCAAG CATCCCAATGTGTTTACTAGTTAACCAACACCTTGGTCTGCTTGCCAGAAAGTTTCCAGAAGCCAAGTTTGTCAAAGCCATTGTGAACAGCTGCATTCAAAATTACCATGACAGATGTTTACCCACAATATTTGTGTATAAAAGTGGTCAAATAAAAGGCAGGTACATTGGAGTAGCTGAATGTGGGGGCATAAATCTTAAAGCAGAAg AGCTCGAATGGAAGTTAGCAGAAGTTGGAGCAATAAAAACAGACTTAGAAGAAAACCCCAAAAAGGATATTATGGATATGATgacattttcagtgcaaaatatttctgctcaCAAAGACACTAATACGAAAAGCAGTGATGTGATGAAACCAAACATTACTTAA